The Streptomyces camelliae genome window below encodes:
- a CDS encoding phosphatase PAP2 family protein — MTGRSAPAVLPPSLRVRLGLIAALAALVVVVLGVLYAGHSEPSRVDRWIIQPTADSVRPPWRYVALALDFLGEPAGSAMLIVATVAGCLLLRRPRVALLVVVGVGVTVGTATLLKHLVGRTIHGDGNLSYPSGHTAFFTALALMAALLATGRLGLGRTAGTSLVLAAALVAGAAMGWAQVALGAHYPTDVLGGWCTALAVIPATAWLVDRTADRWVDRMADAGRRERR; from the coding sequence GTGACCGGCCGGTCGGCGCCTGCGGTGCTGCCCCCGTCGCTCCGCGTGCGGCTCGGGTTGATCGCGGCCCTCGCCGCGCTGGTAGTCGTCGTGCTCGGGGTCCTGTACGCCGGCCACAGCGAGCCCAGCAGGGTGGACAGGTGGATCATCCAGCCGACGGCGGACAGTGTGCGGCCGCCGTGGCGGTACGTCGCTCTGGCCTTGGACTTCTTGGGGGAGCCCGCCGGCTCGGCGATGCTGATCGTGGCCACCGTGGCGGGGTGCCTGTTGCTTCGGCGTCCTCGCGTGGCGTTGCTCGTCGTTGTCGGGGTCGGCGTGACGGTGGGGACGGCGACGCTGCTCAAGCACCTGGTGGGACGCACCATCCACGGCGACGGCAACCTGTCCTACCCGAGCGGGCACACCGCCTTCTTCACCGCGCTCGCCCTCATGGCGGCACTGCTCGCGACGGGCCGGCTCGGCCTCGGCAGGACGGCCGGCACGTCACTCGTGCTCGCCGCGGCGCTGGTGGCCGGAGCCGCGATGGGCTGGGCGCAGGTCGCCCTGGGCGCGCACTACCCGACCGACGTCCTCGGTGGCTGGTGCACCGCGCTGGCGGTGATACCGGCGACCGCATGGCTGGTCGATCGCACTGCTGACCGGTGGGTCGATCGGATGGCCGACGCCGGTCGGCGGGAGCGTCGCTGA
- the dctA gene encoding C4-dicarboxylate transporter DctA translates to MSRNDAAPGTVTAPPGRIRRMLSHLYIQCLIAVLLGAAVGGLWPSVGADLKPLGDGFIALVKMFIAPIIFCTVVHGIASMGNARAVGRVSLKALLYFEVLTTVAMVIGLVVVNVVKPGSGLHIDLSTLSTKALPPEATTAHEGFAEFLLAIIPATLVSALTGNEILPVLLVSVLFGFGLNASGEAGLSIARGVEKFSTVLFTLIRWIMRLAPIGAFGSMAFTIGHYGLGTLRHLALLVGSFWLTALFFVLVVLGTVMRLNGLRLLPFLRYIKEELLIVLGTSSTEPVLPRMMAKLQHVGASKPVVGITLPAGYSFNLDGTAIYLTMGSVFLAQALGIDLSLTQQLAMLAVMLLTSKGAAGVTGSGFIALAATLSAVPHVPVAALALIFGVDRFMSEARALTSLVGNGVATLAVARWEGELDVDRARAVLGGEIPYAPTPAHSAVPAEPDPKETSAPTRDPVPAAS, encoded by the coding sequence ATGAGCCGCAACGACGCCGCCCCGGGTACCGTCACCGCACCACCGGGCCGCATCCGCCGGATGTTGTCCCACCTCTACATCCAGTGCCTGATCGCCGTCCTCCTCGGCGCCGCCGTGGGCGGGCTGTGGCCGTCCGTCGGCGCTGATCTCAAACCGCTCGGCGACGGCTTCATCGCACTGGTGAAGATGTTCATCGCACCGATCATCTTCTGCACGGTCGTCCACGGCATCGCCTCCATGGGCAACGCGCGCGCGGTCGGCCGCGTGAGCCTGAAGGCACTGCTCTACTTCGAGGTGCTGACCACCGTGGCCATGGTGATCGGCCTGGTCGTCGTCAACGTCGTCAAGCCGGGCAGCGGTCTGCACATCGACCTCTCGACCCTGTCCACCAAGGCCCTGCCGCCGGAGGCGACCACGGCCCACGAGGGCTTCGCCGAGTTCCTCCTCGCCATCATCCCGGCCACCCTGGTCAGCGCCCTGACCGGCAACGAGATCCTGCCGGTGCTGCTGGTGTCGGTGCTGTTCGGCTTCGGCCTGAACGCCAGCGGAGAGGCCGGCCTGAGCATCGCCCGGGGCGTCGAGAAGTTCTCCACGGTCCTGTTCACGCTCATCCGCTGGATCATGCGGCTGGCCCCCATCGGCGCGTTCGGCTCCATGGCCTTCACCATCGGCCACTACGGCCTGGGCACCCTGCGCCACCTGGCCCTGCTGGTCGGCTCGTTCTGGCTGACCGCCCTCTTCTTCGTCCTGGTCGTCCTCGGGACCGTGATGCGCCTGAACGGACTGCGGCTGCTGCCCTTCCTGCGCTACATCAAGGAAGAGCTGCTGATCGTCCTGGGCACCTCCTCCACCGAGCCCGTCCTGCCGCGCATGATGGCCAAGCTCCAGCACGTGGGCGCCTCGAAACCGGTCGTCGGCATCACGCTGCCCGCCGGGTACTCCTTCAATCTCGACGGCACCGCCATCTACCTGACCATGGGCTCGGTCTTCCTCGCACAGGCCCTCGGCATCGACCTCAGCCTCACCCAGCAGCTGGCCATGCTCGCCGTCATGCTGCTCACCTCCAAGGGCGCCGCAGGCGTCACCGGCTCCGGCTTCATCGCCCTGGCCGCCACTCTCAGCGCCGTCCCACACGTTCCCGTCGCCGCCCTCGCGCTGATCTTCGGTGTCGACCGGTTCATGTCCGAAGCCCGCGCCCTGACCAGCCTGGTCGGCAATGGCGTCGCCACCCTGGCCGTCGCCCGCTGGGAAGGGGAGCTGGACGTGGACCGCGCCAGGGCCGTCCTGGGCGGCGAGATTCCCTACGCCCCCACCCCCGCTCACTCCGCGGTGCCGGCCGAGCCCGATCCGAAGGAGACGTCCGCACCAACCCGTGACCCCGTTCCCGCCGCAAGCTGA
- a CDS encoding NAD-dependent epimerase/dehydratase family protein has protein sequence MRVLLTGHQGYLGTVMAPVLTAAGHEVVGLDAGLFADCVLGPTPADPPGHRVDLRDVTSEHVAGVDAVIHLAALSNDPLGSLAPELTYDINHHASVRLARLARDAGVRRFLYASTCSVYGAAGGGDLVTEDAPLRPVTPYAESKVRVEDDLHALADDDFTPVFMRNATAFGYSPRLRADIVLNNLVGHALLSGEVLVLSDGTPWRPLVHAADIARAFTAALVAPREAVHDRAFNIGSETNNVTVAEIAEQVAEAVSGAKVVITGETGADPRSYRVDFSRFRAAVPGFDCEWTVKQGALELADAYREHGLTREDFDRRFTRLAVLRAASDAGTVDDTLRRRG, from the coding sequence TTGCGCGTACTACTGACCGGACACCAGGGCTACCTGGGCACCGTCATGGCCCCGGTACTCACGGCCGCCGGGCACGAAGTCGTCGGCCTCGACGCCGGCCTGTTCGCCGACTGCGTCCTCGGCCCGACACCCGCGGACCCGCCGGGGCACCGGGTGGACCTGCGCGACGTCACGTCCGAACACGTGGCCGGGGTGGACGCCGTGATCCACCTGGCCGCCCTGTCCAACGACCCGCTGGGCTCGCTGGCGCCGGAGCTCACCTACGACATCAACCACCACGCGTCCGTGCGGCTCGCCCGGCTGGCCCGCGACGCCGGAGTACGGCGCTTCCTGTACGCGTCGACCTGCTCGGTCTACGGCGCCGCCGGCGGCGGCGACCTGGTGACCGAGGACGCCCCGCTGCGCCCGGTGACGCCGTACGCGGAGTCCAAGGTGCGGGTGGAGGACGACCTGCACGCGCTGGCCGACGACGACTTCACCCCGGTGTTCATGCGCAACGCCACCGCCTTCGGCTACTCCCCCCGGCTGCGCGCCGACATCGTGCTGAACAACCTGGTGGGCCACGCCCTCCTGTCCGGCGAGGTCCTGGTGCTCTCCGACGGCACCCCATGGCGCCCGCTGGTGCACGCCGCCGACATCGCGCGCGCCTTCACGGCCGCGCTGGTCGCGCCGCGGGAAGCGGTGCACGACCGGGCGTTCAACATCGGCAGCGAGACCAACAACGTCACGGTCGCCGAGATCGCCGAGCAGGTCGCCGAGGCGGTGTCCGGCGCGAAGGTGGTGATCACCGGGGAGACCGGTGCCGATCCGCGCTCGTACCGGGTGGACTTCTCCCGGTTCCGCGCCGCGGTGCCCGGTTTCGACTGCGAGTGGACGGTGAAGCAGGGCGCCCTCGAACTCGCCGACGCCTACCGGGAACACGGGCTGACCCGGGAGGACTTCGACCGACGCTTCACCCGCCTCGCCGTGCTGCGCGCGGCGTCCGACGCCGGCACCGTCGACGACACCCTGCGGCGGCGCGGATGA
- a CDS encoding dTDP-4-dehydrorhamnose 3,5-epimerase family protein → MKATEVPEIAGAYLFEPTPYADERGFFCRTFDADVVRSVGLDPHAFVQDSVSRSVRGVLRGLHLRSGAGEAKLVRCSYGRVFDVVVDLRPDSPTYLDRAFFELSGGTQATLYIPAGCAHGFQALTETADTSYRIDRPHDPAEDVTIAFDDPELAIPWPLPVTSMSQRDREAPSLSEVLKRKET, encoded by the coding sequence ATGAAAGCGACCGAAGTCCCGGAGATCGCCGGCGCGTACCTGTTCGAGCCGACGCCGTACGCCGACGAACGCGGCTTCTTCTGCCGCACCTTCGACGCCGACGTGGTCCGCTCGGTGGGCCTCGACCCGCACGCCTTCGTCCAGGACAGCGTGTCCCGCTCGGTCCGGGGCGTGCTGCGCGGCCTGCACCTGCGCTCCGGCGCCGGCGAGGCCAAGCTGGTGCGGTGCTCGTACGGGAGGGTCTTCGACGTCGTCGTGGACCTGCGCCCGGACTCGCCGACGTACCTGGACCGGGCCTTCTTCGAGCTGTCCGGCGGGACACAGGCGACCCTGTACATCCCGGCGGGGTGCGCGCACGGCTTCCAGGCGTTGACCGAAACAGCTGACACCTCGTACCGGATCGACCGCCCGCACGATCCTGCCGAGGACGTGACGATCGCCTTCGACGACCCGGAGCTTGCCATTCCCTGGCCGCTGCCGGTCACATCGATGTCCCAGCGGGACCGGGAGGCGCCGAGCCTCTCCGAGGTTTTGAAGCGAAAGGAGACGTGA
- a CDS encoding polysaccharide pyruvyl transferase family protein: MKTTPRVGVFGLLGSGNLGNDGSLEAVLRYLRAEHPEAVVDALCGGPEAVTTRFGIPATRLHWNRAEYRTASRAGAITAKGLGKLVDVFRTAAWVRRHDVVIVPGMGVLEATLPLRPWGFPYSLFLLCLTGRLFGTRVALVSVGAATIGNRPTRALVRWSARLAAYRSYRDAQSRDAMRAMGVDTARDEVYPDLAFSLPTSPASAPSGSPGLVCVGVMDFHGGNDDRARADEIYRRYLDGTIRFVRALVEEGRPVRLLTGDECDATVVAAILDAVDSPLVTAAEPESLADLMKEMAAADTVVAIRYHNLICALKTGTPVLALCYAAKSDALMDRMGLGAYCHPARDVDADRLLEQFRALEKRSPELRQTLSERNLAAARQLEDQFTALTTALFPATDHAHAPRETP, translated from the coding sequence ATGAAGACGACACCACGTGTGGGGGTGTTCGGCCTGCTCGGCTCCGGCAACCTCGGCAACGACGGCTCGCTGGAGGCCGTGCTCAGGTACCTGCGCGCCGAGCACCCGGAGGCGGTCGTGGACGCCCTGTGCGGCGGACCCGAGGCCGTGACGACCCGGTTCGGGATCCCCGCCACGCGGCTGCACTGGAACCGCGCGGAGTACCGGACGGCGTCACGTGCGGGCGCGATCACGGCGAAGGGTCTGGGCAAACTCGTCGACGTCTTCCGCACCGCCGCCTGGGTGCGCCGGCACGACGTGGTGATCGTGCCGGGCATGGGCGTCCTGGAGGCCACGCTGCCGCTGCGGCCGTGGGGCTTCCCGTACTCGCTGTTCCTGCTCTGCTTGACCGGCCGGCTGTTCGGCACCCGGGTCGCGTTGGTCAGCGTCGGCGCCGCGACCATCGGCAACCGGCCGACCCGGGCCCTGGTGCGCTGGTCGGCGCGGCTGGCCGCGTACCGGTCGTACCGGGACGCCCAGTCCCGGGACGCGATGCGGGCGATGGGCGTGGACACCGCGCGCGACGAGGTCTACCCGGACCTCGCGTTCTCCCTGCCGACGTCGCCGGCGAGCGCCCCCTCGGGCTCGCCGGGCCTGGTCTGCGTCGGCGTCATGGACTTCCACGGCGGCAACGACGACCGCGCCCGGGCCGATGAGATATACCGGCGCTACCTCGACGGGACGATCCGGTTCGTCCGCGCGCTGGTCGAGGAGGGCAGGCCGGTCCGGCTGCTCACCGGCGACGAATGCGATGCGACGGTGGTCGCCGCGATCCTCGATGCGGTGGACTCGCCGCTGGTCACCGCTGCCGAGCCGGAGTCACTGGCCGACCTGATGAAGGAGATGGCGGCTGCGGACACCGTGGTAGCGATCCGCTACCACAACCTGATCTGCGCGCTGAAGACCGGTACGCCGGTGCTCGCCCTCTGCTATGCGGCGAAAAGCGACGCGCTCATGGACCGGATGGGCCTTGGCGCGTACTGCCACCCGGCCCGCGACGTGGACGCCGACCGGCTGCTTGAGCAGTTCCGGGCGCTGGAGAAGCGATCGCCCGAGCTGCGGCAGACCCTCTCCGAGCGGAACCTGGCCGCCGCCCGGCAACTTGAGGACCAGTTCACTGCCTTGACCACGGCCCTGTTCCCGGCGACCGACCACGCCCACGCCCCGCGGGAGACTCCATGA
- a CDS encoding PrpF domain-containing protein — MLRLQGEMIRGGTSKCWIFDHRDVAATGVDVDALLLAAFNAADPRQIDGVGGASSTTSKAAVVQASTQPGVDVEYAFAQVGIGDERVEWASNCGNCATAVALYAVHHDLVTITSDTATVRMLNVNTGARLTGTIPTPAGVAPEEGTAVVPGTSAPGVPVLLGFQDPAGSTTGRALPTGRALDELTGPDGPVEASLVDAGAPAALFEAKAFGLDGTESLTAFATAVPALTLLRRQAALAMGLAREGDPVSHAVPKVGIVARPAPYRTTQGTLVNQDEYDLAVRMVSMHAPHPAIGLTSAVALATAAATPGTLAHRVARQTADGTLRLGTPAGVVTTQAVPAPDGASPTVLLHRAARRIARAELLVPVLEGRPA; from the coding sequence GTGCTGCGTCTGCAGGGCGAGATGATCCGCGGAGGAACCAGCAAGTGCTGGATCTTCGACCACCGCGACGTGGCCGCCACGGGCGTGGACGTCGATGCCCTCCTGCTCGCCGCCTTCAACGCCGCCGACCCCCGCCAGATCGATGGCGTGGGCGGCGCTTCCTCCACCACCTCCAAGGCCGCCGTCGTACAGGCGTCAACCCAACCCGGTGTGGATGTCGAGTACGCGTTCGCGCAGGTCGGGATCGGCGACGAGCGCGTGGAGTGGGCCAGCAACTGCGGCAACTGCGCCACCGCCGTGGCCCTGTACGCCGTCCACCACGATCTCGTGACGATCACGTCGGACACCGCCACGGTCCGCATGCTCAACGTCAACACCGGGGCCCGCCTCACCGGCACGATCCCCACCCCCGCGGGCGTGGCCCCGGAGGAGGGCACGGCCGTGGTCCCGGGTACCTCGGCGCCTGGCGTGCCAGTCCTGCTCGGGTTCCAGGACCCGGCGGGCTCGACGACCGGCCGCGCTCTGCCGACCGGCCGGGCACTGGACGAGCTGACCGGCCCGGACGGTCCCGTCGAGGCATCCCTGGTGGACGCCGGCGCGCCGGCCGCGCTGTTCGAGGCCAAGGCGTTCGGCCTCGACGGCACGGAATCCCTCACCGCGTTCGCCACCGCAGTTCCCGCGCTGACACTGCTGCGCCGCCAGGCAGCGCTGGCCATGGGCCTGGCCCGCGAGGGCGATCCGGTCAGCCACGCGGTGCCGAAGGTGGGCATCGTCGCCCGGCCCGCGCCCTATCGCACCACACAGGGCACACTCGTCAACCAGGACGAGTACGACCTGGCCGTGCGCATGGTCTCCATGCACGCCCCGCACCCGGCGATCGGCCTGACCTCCGCCGTGGCCCTGGCCACGGCCGCCGCCACCCCTGGCACCCTCGCCCATCGCGTAGCCCGGCAGACCGCCGACGGCACGCTGCGCCTGGGCACCCCCGCCGGCGTGGTCACCACCCAAGCCGTCCCCGCACCGGACGGCGCGTCCCCCACGGTGCTGCTGCACCGCGCCGCCCGGCGTATCGCCCGAGCCGAACTCCTCGTTCCCGTCCTGGAAGGACGCCCCGCATGA
- a CDS encoding LysR family transcriptional regulator, which translates to MLDVRRILLFTEVARRGSVTATARALNYTPSAVSQQISRLETEAGQPLLERHARGVTLTDAGRALAERGQRIERELQAAENELADYAGLRAGTLRIGTFPTVGASLLPQAVIAFRDAHPDVRLTVRSARIAGLWTMLENREIEMSLMWDYDWSRIDREDIVVTPLLDDPPALLVSDHHPLAGRDAASLADFAHDPWITRADHHPVAEALVRGCRAVGFEPHIAYEAHDYQEAQAMVAAGIGVALAPTLALEGIRPGVHVLPLQPPAPIRRILLVRMADHSLTPAAQTFARLLHDTAAARTPRH; encoded by the coding sequence ATGCTCGACGTCCGGCGCATCCTGCTGTTCACGGAGGTCGCACGGCGCGGCTCGGTGACCGCGACAGCCCGCGCCCTCAACTACACCCCGTCAGCGGTATCGCAGCAGATCAGCCGCCTGGAAACGGAGGCAGGCCAGCCCCTGCTGGAACGCCACGCCCGGGGCGTCACCCTCACCGACGCCGGACGGGCGCTGGCCGAACGAGGGCAACGGATCGAACGCGAACTGCAGGCTGCGGAAAACGAACTCGCCGACTACGCCGGCCTGCGCGCGGGCACGCTACGCATCGGCACCTTCCCCACTGTCGGGGCCTCGCTCCTCCCGCAGGCGGTGATCGCCTTCCGCGATGCCCACCCCGACGTACGGCTGACCGTCCGCAGCGCCCGCATCGCCGGGCTCTGGACGATGCTGGAGAACCGGGAGATCGAAATGTCGCTGATGTGGGACTACGACTGGAGCCGAATCGACCGGGAGGACATCGTCGTCACCCCACTCCTCGATGACCCGCCGGCCCTTCTCGTCAGCGACCACCATCCACTCGCCGGCCGCGACGCCGCCTCACTCGCCGACTTCGCACACGACCCTTGGATCACCCGCGCCGACCATCACCCGGTGGCCGAAGCCCTTGTCCGCGGCTGCCGCGCCGTCGGCTTCGAGCCCCACATCGCCTACGAGGCGCACGACTACCAGGAAGCCCAGGCCATGGTCGCCGCCGGCATCGGCGTCGCCCTCGCCCCCACCCTGGCCCTGGAAGGCATCCGACCCGGCGTCCACGTCCTGCCCCTCCAGCCGCCGGCCCCCATCCGCCGCATCCTCCTGGTTCGCATGGCCGACCACTCCCTCACCCCCGCCGCCCAGACCTTCGCCCGACTCCTCCACGACACCGCCGCGGCCCGGACGCCCCGACACTGA
- a CDS encoding glycosyltransferase family 2 protein: MTDRPRLSIGLPVYNGEEYLAESLDALLGQTYEDFELVISDNASTDGTEDICRKYAAQDSRIRYIRLPRNVGATPNHNYVFTQCRGELFKWASHDDLYGRDLLRRCVEALDERPDVILAHADQAVIDGDGQVKVPYEYTLATDSPHSPERFRSLLFEPGGDDFYGVMRADMLRRVKPLDSYHHADRTFVAEITLHGPFHQVPELLYFRRDHPARAERANPSKRSRCVNLDPRRAGPLHPTPRLLAEYIWGFTSAIRRAPLSPDDRRACYRHLAAWMTSRVRPGAGERVEDRDPVDPGLLTVSVDALVAGREGRRA; the protein is encoded by the coding sequence ATGACCGACCGACCCAGGCTGAGCATCGGCCTGCCCGTGTACAACGGCGAGGAGTACCTCGCCGAGTCGCTCGACGCCCTGCTCGGGCAGACCTACGAGGACTTCGAGCTGGTCATCTCCGACAACGCCTCGACCGACGGGACCGAGGACATCTGCCGCAAGTACGCCGCTCAGGACTCCCGCATCCGCTACATCCGGCTGCCCCGGAACGTCGGCGCCACGCCGAACCACAACTACGTGTTCACCCAGTGCCGCGGCGAGCTGTTCAAGTGGGCCTCCCACGACGACCTTTACGGCCGCGACCTGCTGCGGCGCTGCGTGGAGGCGCTGGACGAGCGGCCCGACGTGATCCTCGCGCACGCCGACCAGGCCGTCATCGATGGCGACGGCCAGGTGAAGGTCCCCTACGAGTACACGCTCGCCACCGACTCGCCGCATTCGCCGGAGCGCTTCCGCAGTCTGCTGTTCGAGCCGGGCGGCGACGACTTCTACGGGGTGATGCGGGCCGACATGCTGCGCCGGGTGAAGCCGCTCGACAGCTACCACCACGCGGACCGCACGTTCGTCGCCGAGATCACCCTGCACGGGCCCTTCCACCAGGTGCCGGAGCTGCTGTACTTCCGCCGCGACCACCCCGCCCGTGCCGAGCGCGCGAACCCGTCCAAGCGCTCCCGGTGCGTCAATCTGGACCCGCGCCGGGCAGGCCCGCTGCACCCGACGCCCCGGCTGCTCGCCGAGTACATCTGGGGCTTCACCTCGGCGATTCGGCGGGCGCCGTTGTCCCCGGACGACCGGCGGGCGTGCTACCGCCACCTGGCCGCGTGGATGACCAGCCGGGTCCGGCCGGGAGCCGGCGAGCGGGTCGAGGACCGCGACCCGGTCGACCCGGGCCTGCTCACCGTCTCCGTCGACGCCCTTGTCGCGGGCCGTGAGGGGCGACGGGCATGA
- a CDS encoding DUF4910 domain-containing protein codes for MTSAGDAMYALVKRLYPLCRSITGDGVRATLDIVGEYIPLQVYEVPTGTQVLDWTVPQEWNIRDAYIADTAGHRVVDFAASSLHVLGYSVPVSATMPLAELRDHLHTLPDHPSWVPYRTSYYKPEWGFCLAQETLDAMPDGDYEVRIDSTLADGHLTYAEHVVPGQVPDEVIVSCHVCHPSLANDNLAGIAVATFLARALAQQTPYYTYRFLFAPGTIGAITWLARNAERVDRVKHGLVLACAGDPGRLTYKQSRRGDAEIDRVMRHVLTASERPHHVAEFTPYGYDERQFCSPGFNLGVGSLTRTPYAGYPEYHTSADNLDFVSPEAMADTLAVCREAFAVLDRNRTYLNLSPYGEPQLGRRGLYDALGGRSDTKQAQMAMLWVLNLSDGEHSLLDVAERSGLPFDTVAAAADALHGAGLIKA; via the coding sequence ATGACCTCGGCCGGCGACGCGATGTACGCGCTGGTGAAGCGGCTGTACCCGCTGTGCCGCAGCATCACCGGAGACGGTGTGCGCGCCACCCTGGACATCGTCGGCGAGTACATCCCGCTGCAGGTGTACGAGGTGCCGACCGGGACACAGGTGCTCGACTGGACGGTGCCGCAGGAGTGGAACATCCGCGACGCGTACATCGCCGACACCGCCGGCCACCGGGTCGTCGACTTCGCCGCGTCCAGCCTGCACGTGCTCGGCTACAGCGTGCCGGTGTCGGCGACCATGCCGCTGGCCGAGCTGCGGGATCACCTGCACACCCTGCCGGACCACCCGTCCTGGGTGCCGTACCGCACGAGTTACTACAAGCCGGAGTGGGGGTTCTGCCTGGCCCAGGAGACCCTCGACGCAATGCCGGACGGCGACTACGAGGTCCGCATCGACTCCACGCTCGCCGACGGCCACCTCACCTACGCCGAGCACGTGGTTCCCGGGCAGGTCCCCGACGAGGTGATCGTCTCCTGCCATGTCTGCCACCCGTCGCTGGCCAACGACAACCTGGCCGGCATCGCGGTGGCGACGTTCCTGGCCCGGGCGCTGGCACAGCAGACGCCGTACTACACCTACCGGTTCCTGTTCGCGCCCGGCACCATCGGGGCGATCACCTGGCTGGCCCGCAACGCGGAGCGGGTGGACCGCGTCAAGCACGGCCTCGTGCTGGCCTGCGCCGGAGACCCGGGCCGGTTGACGTACAAGCAGAGCAGACGCGGCGACGCGGAGATCGACCGGGTGATGCGACACGTGCTGACCGCCTCCGAACGCCCGCACCATGTCGCCGAGTTCACTCCGTACGGCTACGACGAGCGGCAGTTCTGCTCGCCCGGGTTCAATCTCGGCGTGGGCTCGCTCACCCGGACCCCGTACGCCGGCTACCCCGAGTACCACACCTCGGCGGACAACCTGGACTTCGTCTCCCCGGAGGCGATGGCGGACACCCTCGCGGTCTGCCGCGAGGCATTCGCCGTCCTCGACCGCAACCGGACGTACCTCAACCTCAGCCCCTACGGCGAACCGCAGCTGGGCCGGCGCGGGCTGTACGACGCGCTCGGCGGCCGCAGCGACACCAAGCAGGCCCAGATGGCGATGCTCTGGGTGCTCAACCTCTCCGACGGCGAGCACAGTCTGCTGGACGTCGCCGAGCGGTCCGGACTGCCGTTCGACACCGTCGCCGCAGCGGCCGACGCCCTGCACGGCGCCGGGCTGATCAAAGCGTGA
- a CDS encoding glutamate-1-semialdehyde 2,1-aminomutase, producing the protein MDTEDTEESAEFLLPRSRMANERLHAMIPGGAHTYAKGDDQYPENLAPVISHGRGAHVWDVDGNRYVEYGSGLRSVSLGHAHPRVIEAVRRELDRGSNFVRPSIVEVEAAERFLATVPTAEMVKFAKNGSDVTTAAVRLARAVTGRPRVAICGDHPFFSVDDWFIGTTPMSAGIPAAITELTVSFPYGDLAATEELLTRHQDEVACLILEPASHTEPPPGYLAGLRELADRHGCVLIFDEMITGFRWSEAGAQGLYGVVPDLSTFGKALGNGFAVSALAGRRELMERGGLRHSGDRVFLLSTTHGAETHSLAAAMAVQTTYVEEGVTARLHALGDRLAAGVREATAGMGVGDHIVFRGRASNLVFATLDEHGQPSQQYRTLFLRRLLAGGVLAPSFVVSSALTDADIDHTVDVVAQACAVYRKALDAADPTPWLAGRPVKPVFRRLA; encoded by the coding sequence GTGGACACCGAAGACACCGAAGAGAGCGCGGAGTTCCTCCTGCCCCGGTCGCGGATGGCGAACGAGCGGCTGCACGCCATGATCCCCGGGGGCGCCCACACCTACGCGAAGGGCGACGACCAGTACCCCGAGAACCTGGCCCCGGTCATCAGCCACGGCCGCGGTGCCCACGTGTGGGACGTCGACGGCAACCGCTACGTCGAGTACGGCTCCGGCCTGCGGTCGGTCAGCCTCGGCCACGCCCACCCGCGCGTGATCGAGGCCGTGCGGCGGGAACTCGACCGCGGCAGCAACTTCGTCCGGCCGTCCATCGTGGAGGTCGAGGCCGCGGAACGCTTCCTGGCCACGGTGCCGACCGCCGAGATGGTGAAGTTCGCGAAGAACGGCTCCGACGTCACCACCGCCGCGGTGCGCCTCGCCCGCGCCGTCACCGGGCGCCCACGGGTGGCCATCTGCGGCGATCATCCGTTCTTCTCCGTCGACGACTGGTTCATCGGCACCACGCCGATGTCCGCCGGCATTCCGGCGGCGATCACCGAGCTCACCGTGTCCTTCCCTTACGGGGACCTGGCCGCCACGGAGGAGCTGCTCACCCGGCACCAGGACGAGGTCGCCTGCCTGATCCTCGAACCCGCCTCCCACACCGAGCCGCCGCCCGGGTATCTCGCCGGCCTGCGCGAGCTGGCCGACCGGCACGGCTGCGTGCTGATCTTCGATGAGATGATCACCGGCTTCCGCTGGTCCGAGGCGGGCGCCCAGGGCCTGTACGGCGTCGTCCCCGACCTCTCCACGTTCGGCAAGGCGCTGGGCAATGGGTTCGCCGTCTCCGCGCTGGCCGGGCGCCGCGAACTGATGGAGCGGGGCGGGCTGCGTCACTCCGGCGACCGGGTGTTCCTGCTGTCCACCACGCACGGTGCGGAAACGCACTCCCTGGCAGCCGCGATGGCCGTGCAGACCACCTACGTCGAGGAGGGCGTCACCGCGCGGCTGCACGCCCTCGGCGACAGGTTGGCCGCCGGTGTCCGCGAGGCCACGGCCGGAATGGGCGTCGGCGACCACATCGTCTTCCGGGGCCGGGCCAGCAACCTGGTCTTCGCCACCCTTGACGAGCATGGGCAGCCGTCACAGCAGTACCGCACGCTGTTCCTGCGCCGGCTCCTCGCGGGCGGGGTGCTCGCCCCGTCGTTCGTGGTGAGCAGCGCCCTCACCGACGCCGACATCGACCACACCGTCGACGTGGTGGCCCAGGCATGTGCGGTGTACCGGAAGGCACTGGACGCCGCCGACCCGACCCCCTGGCTGGCCGGACGACCCGTGAAGCCCGTGTTCCGCCGCTTGGCGTGA